In Papaver somniferum cultivar HN1 chromosome 1, ASM357369v1, whole genome shotgun sequence, a genomic segment contains:
- the LOC113313341 gene encoding probable glucan endo-1,3-beta-glucosidase A6, which translates to MEGFLVALFLLSFLSISNAKMSNKIGIAYGRLGNNLPSPEASIQLIQSINASRVKLYDANPEILQLLSGSNIQVSIMIPNEEISPISANQDYADLWVQHNIIPYYPKTMIRFLLVGNEILSYSTDQDRQLWFDLVPAMKNLRRSLKKYDLLKIKIGTPLAMDAIESSFPPSSGTFRSDITVPVIKPLLQFLNRTKSFFFLDVYPYFPWSENPGDINLDYALLNENNYTYVDPFSGLSYTNLLDQMLDSVVFAMTKLGFKNVRLYIAETGWPSAGDIDQVGANVYNAATYNRNLVERIIGTRSTIGTPARPTWGIPTFIFSLFNENQKPGPGTERNWGVMYPDGRPIYEIDLTGSRQQSEYQALPKGNNNAPYEGKIWCVVANEARNLTNELVSAITYACGQGNGTCDLIHPGRECYQPISVVSHANFAFSSFWSQLRSSGASCSFNGLAIQTSRDPSHGSCKVPGVAL; encoded by the exons ATGGAGGGGTTTCTTGTAGCTCTATTTCTCTTATCATTCTTATCTATCTCAA ATGCAAAAATGTCGAATAAAATCGGCATAGCTTACGGCCGACTTGGCAACAATCTCCCATCACCTGAAGCTTCAATTCAACTAATCCAATCCATAAATGCAAGTAGAGTAAAACTCTATGATGCAAACCCAGAAATTCTCCAACTCCTATCCGGTTCTAATATTCAAGTATCCATTATGATCCCAAACGAAGAAATCTCACCCATTTCTGCAAACCAAGATTACGCTGATCTATGGGTTCAGCACAACATCATTCCATACTACCCCAAAACCATGATACGTTTCTTACTAGTTGGAAATGAAATTCTAAGTTACAGTACTGATCAAGATCGCCAACTCTGGTTTGATCTAGTTCCTGCAATGAAAAATCTCAGACGATCTTTGAAAAAGTATGACCTTTTGAAGATTAAGATTGGTACTCCATTGGCTATGGATGCAATTGAATCATCATTCCCTCCTTCTAGCGGGACATTTAGATCGGATATAACCGTTCCTGTTATAAAACCACTGTTGCAATTCTTGAATCGGACTAAATCGTTCTTTTTTCTTGATGTGTACCCATACTTCCCTTGGTCTGAAAATCCCGGAGACATTAACTTAGATTATGCGCTTTTGAACGAGAATAATTATACGTACGTTGATCCCTTCAGTGGTTTATCCTACACCAATCTTCTTGACCAGATGCTCGACTCGGTAGTCTTTGCAATGACCAAGTTGGGGTTTAAAAATGTTCGTTTGTATATTGCTGAAACTGGTTGGCCTTCAGCTGGTGATATTGATCAAGTCGGAGCTAACGTCTACAATGCCGCAACTTACAACCGCAATCTCGTCGAACGGATCATAGGCACTAGAAGTACTATTGGTACTCCGGCAAGACCAACTTGGGGCATTCCCACTTTCATCTTCTCCTTGTTCAATGAGAATCAGAAGCCAGGACCCGGCACAGAAAGAAACTGGGGAGTTATGTATCCAGATGGGAGACCCATCTACGAAATCGACTTGACCGGGAGTAGACAACAATCCGAGTACCAAGCGTTGCCGAAGGGGAATAATAATGCACCGTACGAGGGTAAGATTTGGTGTGTTGTTGCAAATGAAGCAAGGAATTTGACTAATGAATTGGTGTCTGCCATAACATATGCATGTGGACAGGGTAATGGAACTTGTGATCTCATCCATCCTGGGAGAGAATGTTATCAGCCCATTTCAGTAGTTTCGCATGCAAATTTTGCTTTTAGTTCGTTCTGGTCTCAGTTGAGGAGTAGTGGTGCTTCTTGTTCCTTTAATGGACTCGCAATTCAAACTTCTCGAGATCCCA GTCATGGATCTTGCAAGGTTCCTGGTGTGGCTCTTTGA
- the LOC113313352 gene encoding cysteine-rich and transmembrane domain-containing protein WIH1-like translates to MAQSQGPYPPQSYPPAPAVEGYPPPGAFVAPPPAGYPGAEYAGQQQSQAPGATTDRGDGFLKGCCAAICCCCVLDACF, encoded by the exons ATGGCTCAATCTCAAG GTCCATACCCTCCTCAATCATACCCACCAGCCCCTGCTGTAGAAGGATACCCACCACCTGGTGCTTTTGTTGCACCACCACCTGCCGGATATCCAGGTGCTGAGTATGCCGGTCAACAACAATCCCAAGCTCCCGGAGCTACCACTGACAGAGGTGATGGGTTCTTGAAAGGATG TTGTGCTGCTATTTGCTGTTGTTGCGTCTTGGATGCTTGCTTTTAA